In Mytilus trossulus isolate FHL-02 chromosome 6, PNRI_Mtr1.1.1.hap1, whole genome shotgun sequence, a single window of DNA contains:
- the LOC134721062 gene encoding uncharacterized protein LOC134721062, whose protein sequence is MKATLAVVSVLGLFALNCVSAEGYGNGGGWSGYGNQGYGMGGYQGYGKSGGYHGYSGYGKKGGYVDEITHYQPLPVYGGAMAGPYAGGYGGDLTGGIGGGMDGGLFGQGGGLLMFFVLLLLLNNNNGNGLFGR, encoded by the exons atgaAAGCCACACTTGCCGTTGTCTCCGTCTTGGGTCTTTTTGCCCTAAACTGTGTTAGTGCTGAAGGTTACGGCAATGGAGGTGGATGGTCCGGGTATGGTAACCAAGGATACGGAATGGGAGGTTACCAAGGATACGGTAAATCAGGTGGTTACCATGGATACTCCGGATATGGAAAGAAGGGAGGTTACGTTGACGAAATCACACACTACCAACCTCTCCCAGTTTATGGAGGCGCTATGGCTGGTCCATATGCCGGTGGATATGGTGGAGATTTGACTGGTGGTATTGGTGGAGGAATGGACGGTGGTCTGTTCGGACAAGGTGGAGGCCTCC tgATGTTTTTCGTCTTGCTTCTTCTTTTGAACAACAACAATGGCAATGGTTTATTCGGTCGTTAA
- the LOC134721061 gene encoding heterogeneous nuclear ribonucleoprotein A3 homolog 1-like produces the protein MKATLAVVAVLGLFALNCVSADGYGNGGEYMKGGWSGYGNQGYGMGGYQGYGKSGGYHGYSGYGKKGGYVDEITHYQPLPVYGGAMAGPYAGGYGGDLAGGIGGGMDGGLFGQGGGLLMFFVLLLLLSNNNGNGLFGR, from the exons ATGAAAGCCACACTTGCCGTTGTCGCCGTCTTGGGTCTTTTTGCCCTAAACTGTGTTAGTGCTGATGGTTACGGCAATGGAGGTGAATACATGAAAGGTGGCTGGTCCGGGTATGGTAACCAAGGATACGGAATGGGAGGTTACCAAGGATATGGCAAATCAGGTGGTTACCATGGATACTCCGGATATGGAAAGAAGGGAGGCTACGTTGACGAAATCACACACTACCAACCGCTCCCAGTTTATGGAGGCGCTATGGCTGGTCCATATGCTGGTGGATATGGTGGAGATTTGGCCGGTGGTATTGGCGGAGGGATGGACGGTGGTCTGTTCGGACAAGGTGGAGGCCTTC tgaTGTTTTTCGTCTTGCTTCTTCTTTTGAGCAACAACAATGGCAATGGTTTATTCGGTCGTTGA
- the LOC134723305 gene encoding uncharacterized protein LOC134723305 — protein sequence MKATLAVVAVLGLFALNCVSADGYGNGGGWSGYGNQGYEMGGYQGYGKSGGYHGYSGYGKKGGYVDEITHYQPLPVYGGAMAGPYAVGYGGDMAGGIGGGMDGGLFGQGGGLLMFFVLLLLLNNNNGNGLFGR from the exons ATGAAAGCCACACTTGCCGTTGTCGCCGTCTTGGGTCTTTTTGCCCTTAACTGTGTTAGTGCTGATGGTTACGGAAATGGAGGTGGATGGTCCGGGTATGGTAATCAAGGATACGAAATGGGAGGTTACCAAGGATATGGCAAATCAGGTGGTTACCATGGATACTCCGGATATGGAAAGAAGGGAGGCTACGTTGACGAAATCACACACTACCAACCGCTCCCAGTTTATGGAGGCGCTATGGCTGGTCCATATGCCGTTGGATATGGTGGAGATATGGCCGGTGGTATTGGCGGAGGGATGGACGGTGGTTTGTTCGGACAAGGAGGAGGTCTTC tgaTGTTTTTCGTCTTGCTTCTTCTTTTGAACAACAACAATGGCAATGGTTTATTCGGTCGTTAA
- the LOC134723306 gene encoding uncharacterized protein LOC134723306, producing MKATLAVVAVLGLFALNCVSADGYGNGGGYMKGGWSGYGNQGYGMGGYEGYGKSGGYHGYSGYGKKGGYVDEITHYQPLPVYGGAMAGPYAGGYGGDLAGGIGGGMDGGLFGQGGGLLMFFVLLLLLNNNNSNGLFGR from the exons ATGAAAGCCACACTTGCCGTTGTCGCCGTCTTGGGTCTGTTTGCCCTAAACTGTGTTAGTGCTGATGGTTACGGCAATGGAGGTGGATACATGAAGGGTGGATGGTCCGGGTATGGTAACCAAGGATACGGAATGGGAGGTTACGAAGGATATGGTAAATCAGGTGGTTATCATGGATACTCCGGATATGGAAAGAAGGGAGGCTACGTTGACGAAATCACACACTACCAACCACTCCCAGTTTATGGAGGCGCTATGGCTGGTCCATATGCCGGTGGGTATGGTGGAGATTTGGCCGGTGGTATTGGCGGAGGGATGGATGGTGGTTTGTTCGGACAAGGAGGAGGTCTTC tgaTGTTTTTCGTCTTGCTTCTTCTTTTGAACAACAACAATAGCAATGGTTTATTCGGTCGTTAA